The Lynx canadensis isolate LIC74 chromosome D2, mLynCan4.pri.v2, whole genome shotgun sequence DNA segment CGGGGTGAGGGGGCGGGAGAGGGAGGAGatcctgggaggggagggggagggaggctgcaGGCGGTCCTCTTACTCCGGCCCGGGGAGCCTGAGGGGGAGGTGGTGTGAGGAGGGCTTCCAGTGTGTCTGACCCTCAGCTGGTGGGGGCCATGCCCCAGGCCCACCATGAACCTGGAAGGGCTGGAGATGGTTGCTGTGCTCGTGGTCCTCGCTCTGTTTGTCAAGGTCCTGGAGCAGTTTGGCCTTTTCGAGCCTGTCTCCTTGGAAGGTAACCCAGGTGTCTGGGCGTGTCTGGGCTGCTGGCCTGAGTGGCGCTGGGGAGGGGCTTACTCTGATTTTATGACTGGGGTCACGGGTGAGCATGTTAGTGATGGGACAGGGCATctaggggaggtgagggggggtGCTTGGGGGACAGGACATCTGAGAGAGGTAAAGAGGGAAATTCaaggagtgggtgggggggaagagtgtctgagggaggtgaggaggggatcTGGGGGCTGGATGTCTGAGGGAAGTGAAGAGAGAGGGCCGGGGGCTAGGGtgtttggggggggtggtgagaggaGCACAGCATGGGAGGACTAAGGTATGGAGATGAGGGGAATCCATTCGGAGCATGAGGAGAGGTCTGGAGACAGGCAGGGCTATCTAGAGTAGAGGAAGGAGGTTTGAGGGATCCTGAGGTAACATCAGACTTCTGGGGTATCCCTTTGGGGCCAGGGACCCACAATGGCCCTGAAGATGCGTGTGACTCTCCACACCTCCATCCTTGCAGGTGTAGGTTACAGAGTGTGGTGTATGTGGACTCTGTGTGAGAGATACAGGGGGTGTGACTGTGTGTTCCTCTATGTGAAAAAGGATAAAGTGTGTGACTGTATGAGCCTTTGCATGTGACAAGGATGTGATTTAATGTGTAGAGGGACCGGGTGTGTGGCTTTGTGAGATGTGGATATGACTGCCTGAGGGGGGCTGGTTGTGCAGTTGGGCCTCTTTGGGTACTGGATTGTGTGTGTGGCTGTTCCCAGAGTTCCCTGAGAAAATACCAGCTCCATAGTCAAGGCTTGGGATGGGGGTGGGTTCTGGAGGGGTAGGAGTGGGAACACTGGGAATGAGACATTTATAATCAGCTCTGGCAGGAGGGTGAGGGGTGGAACAGATCAGGGACCTTGCTTCCCAAGCCCCCTTGCCACTCCCAGTTTCTCTCAGGATCTTCAAGGCCTAGGCATTGGGaattctccaccccaccccaaagtCTAGTGGGGAGAATGATATTGGAGGTAGAGAGGAGAGCAGGTTCTGCCTCCCCCAGAGAGGTTtggcctctccctcctcttcacaCCAATAACTGTGCAGCTCTATAGCATGGCTGTTCTCCAGTTCCACAAGGGACAGGAAAGTAGGCAAGAACCATGATAGGAGGGCTATAGGGTAGACACCAGGGAGAACTGCAAAGATGTGAAGAGAACTGGAAACGTGGAAGGGCCAGTGAATTGCCTACTCAGGGGTTCAGTAAGAGCAGGAAACCCCTAACCCACCCTCCATCCTTTGCTACATTTATCGGAGtggagtggggagcaggggctCATCCAATCCTGAAAAGATGAAGTCAGTTTGGCTCTGACTTGCCATCCATCCCCTTTAGACTATTTGATGGGAAGAGGGTCATCCAGGAAACCCAGGTGTCCTGTAGGCTGAAGGCAGAGGAGAATGATTCCTGGGAGGACCAGGGAGGGAAGTGGATGTGTGAACAGCTGGAGGTTgggagaggcgggggtgggggtggtgtcgtgtcccaccccccctccccgcccttccCAGTCCAGCTGCGACTACACCACCGGAGGCCCCAGGCACAATCCGGCTTCGGGAAACCAAAGTCCGGGCTAATGGAGCCCTGGGCGGGGGGCCAGGCCGCCATCGATCCCGACTCGGCCCACCCTCCTACCTCTCCATAGctctgagggggagggggagaaaggacgTATTGGAGGGGAAAGCATGGACTTCAATTACCCTCTGGGAGCAGAGCCTTTTCCTGAAGGGCGGAGCCTGCCTGAGGGGAGGCGGGGCCTGCGTGGGATGTCGGGTGCCCTAGGAACCTACAACCCAAGGAAATTGGGCCCCTCCAGGAATGGACTGAGGCCAGCTGCAAGCAGTGTGCTAGGTGTCTGTGAGCTCTGGCTCTGGAGTCTGGAGGTGGGTGCAGCCAGGAGACAGGCACTAGAACGTGGAGTCTCTCCCTAGGGTGCAATTAGCACTGTAGGACAGGGGTGTAAATAAGGGGAAGTGAGAGGAACTGTGGTCATCGGCTCTGGATAGCCCCACATTACACCAAAATGCTCATCTGGAATATCTATTATTGCTTCAAAGTTTGCTATCATGTCACCTTCAAAGAGCAAGCCATACGAAAGGACTGGTAGGGGACACACTTTTAGAGTGGGTGAGTTAGCTGATGAGGAACTCTGTTCCCCTGACAGGGAGATTCTAAGTGCCCTGAAATGAGGGGTTATAGGAAGGAAAGGTGGGCAGAACAAACATGGGTTCTATTGGTGAGGTGCAGTCTTAGGTATCTGGGGTGTCATGGGTACCTAAGTCACAATATATGATTATATGTCCTGGTGACCTTGATATGTGTCATGTTATAGTGGCACAGTGTTTGTAGTGTCCTTAACACACCATGTCATGCTGTCCCATGTATTCTTGTATGGTTTGTTCATGCTGCATGGAAAATGGCCAATGTGAGTCTTCATATGTGTGTGTCATGTTTTTCCTAGGCCACATCTGTATATGTTTGTATTAAGGAGTACTGTGTcaaagtgtgtgtttgtgtgtgtgtgtgtgtgtgtgtgtgtgtgtgtacctgtgtgtgtgtgcatgtgttggggCCTGCTTAATTAGGCCAttgtggggggtgcctggctggctcagttgaaaaagtgtgtgacccttgatctcggggttgtgaattcaagccccatattgggtatagagattaaataaataaaactttaaaaaattaggccATTGGTTTTGAGTGTGTTCCTGGGTATCAAGCTGTCGCTGTATGGCCTCCATCACTGTGATTTATCATTCTGTGTGTCACTATACACATTTGTcactgtgtgtgtgagagagagagacagagacaggtgtTCCTACTTAGGCAGTCCTTGGGTTGGACATCACCCTCAGAGGTCCAGCTATAGCACTGGAGCCAAGGGCACTGGGTCAGCAGGCACCAAGGCCAATGCCATCTCCCCTCGGTGGCCTCACGGTCCCCGGCTGTGTCCCATTATGCAAGGTGTCTGAGTGGACTTTATATGCCTGTGAACCCCACTGGGCTTCCCTAACCCAGCCCCAGCTACTGTCACCATTCTCCTCCTCCGGTCCTCTCCCAACACCCGCTTCCCGTCAGGTTGATTTGTGATGGTGGGGAGGGGATCGGAGGGACAGTGGGGGTTAATGTGCCTTCCTGGGGTCTTCTCTCTTCCCAGGCCACCCTCCAGGGCCCACTAAAAAAGCGCTGAAGCAGCGGTTCCTCAAGCTGCTGCCTTGCTGCGGGCCCCAAGCCCTGCCCTCAGTCAGTGAAAGCAAGTGCCTCTCCTGTGCTTCCGGGGGCGGGTTGTTTGTGTTGGGGTGTGACCTGTGTGACCGGCGCGGGCCAGctagtgtgagtgtgtgtgtgggcgtgACCAATgtggcttggggtgggggtgggcgctGGTTGGCCCGAGTGTGAGGAGGGTGTAGCTATACAACCCGGAGCCTGTGGAATGTGTGGGCGTGGCCAGTTTTGGGGGCGGGGCCCAAGTGCCTGTGGGCCTCACTGGTCAGCAAAAACGAGTGAGCCCCGGGTGTTTGGGCGTGGCCGGTGTGGCAGGGCTGAGACCTGAGACTGTGTGGGTATGGCCAATGTGGCCGGGCGAAACCAGACTGCTGCGAGGTCTGTCGTGGCTTAACTAGGTTAGTATCTGCGGCTGTGGCCGCCCACCCTGCCCTGGGCATGTTTTGGGCCTCGAGATGCAAGTTTCCCTTGCCCTGACTGGATGGATGCAGGTGCAGAGGATGGAGCCCGCCTTCCTCCAGGTGCCAGAATACTTGGGGTTTCTAGTCCCAGCCTGGTCCCCAGTTGAGTGGCCTCGCTTTCTCTCCAGGCCTGTTTCCTCAGTTGGGCCTTGCCCGTCTCAAGGGATCATACTGAATTTTGCAAGCCACAGAGGCCCACTTTGTAGTTACATTTTGAGAGTGTCATTGTGTTTGATTCCACATGGGGCTAGCTTCAGGAAAAGGACAGGCGTGAGTCCCCCAAGCATATGTGTGTAGGGTCTGTTTCGTGTGTGTTTGTGCTTGTTCGTTATGTGTGCCACTGTGCACGGGGCTGGGGTGTGTGCACTGTAACACGCAGGTCTGTGAGATTTGCTGTTGAGTGTGAGGGGCGAGGTGTGTGTCTGCAGTTGGCCGGGTCTTCCACTTTCTCGGTGACAGTTCGCTCCCTTCAGCATTAGCAGTCCCAGCCTCCCTCCGCCCCCACAGACCCCGCCCGCTGGACCCAGGTGACTTACTGTCCTGGTGGGGGCGGTGGCGGGTGCCTTGGAGAGCGTGGGGTGGGGGCACTTGCCTGGGGACTGGATGTTGGGAGCTGGGGCAGGACTGAGATGGGGCCAGGGATGTGGCCTTCGCTAAGGTTTACTGGGagcagggtaggggtggggtctGGATGGGCTTGGCTGGGGCTGGGCGGGGCATGGCTGGAGCATGGCTGGGATAGGTGGGGCTTGGCTGGAGAAAGGGATCTGGGCGGGGCAAGTGTGGGGCTCCATGGATCTGAGTGGGTCAGGGAAGGTCCGGAGCCTGGACCCTCAGACGCTTCCTCTTGAACCCTTTTTTTCTACTCTTCCCTTTCTGGGACGAAGATGGGGCTGGGGGGCCTTCTCCTTCAACCAGGGATCAAGGGCCCAGGGCAGCGATGAGTCGGACCCCTGGCTGTGGGGCCAGGCCTGCCCATGGGCCCGGACAACTGATAGACTTGGAAGCTGACCAGCGTCTTCTCTCCTTGCCTTGATGTCCTCGGACCGGGGTCCAAGGGAACTGGCAGGCTGGTCTCTGGCGTTGGAGATGGGGAGGATGGTTTTGAAGCGGGGTCCTGGAGGCTGGGCCTGAGGCGcggctgtcccctcccccctcgtcccctcccacccccccgcaGACAGCGTGGAGGATGAGTTTGAATTGTCCACCGTGTGTCACCGGCCAGAGGGTCTGGAGCAGCTGCAGGAGCAAACCAAGTTCACACGCAAGGAGTTGCAGGTCCTGTACCGGGGGTTCAAGAATGTGAGTACAGAGCCAGGCCAGACAGGGCGAGGGGTGGGGCAAGGGGGCGGGGCCTATCCGAAACTTCCCCGAAGGATTGGCCTGGATGCTTATAGGagtaagagaaggaaggggaggaggagcggCCCCTCGTCCCCGCTGACCGAACTTGTAGCAGGAAGCTCTAGCAGATTTGAGACGAGGCGGAGCCTGTAGACTGGCCGTTTggttagttctgttttttttaaacttgtgcACTGAAGAGAAGTCTTGCCTTCCTTAAGAGAACTACATGGTGAGCTCCCTGGAGACAGGAAGATTTTCCTTCTCTGGGAGTCTCTGGCATAGAGTAGGTGGTGGTGAGTGGAAGGGGGTTTTGTTTCTGCTCTCAGTCTGGTTTCTAACCCCCCTTCCGCCCCCCAGGAATGTCCCAGCGGAATTGTCAACGAGGAGAACTTCAAGCAGATTTACTCTCAGTTCTTTCCTCAAGGAGGTGAGGGGACAAGGCCTGAGAGGAAGCAGCTGTCCATCTCTAGgctgagttggggagagggtTCTGGAGGGGCTGGGAATGCCAAATGATAAAGAGGGGTGTGGGGTAGGAAGTCTTCTCCTGTCTGAAAGCCAAACTTATCCACGCTTACCCTACAGACTCCAGCACATATGCCACTTTCCTCTTCAATGCCTTTGACACCAACCATGATGGCTCTGTCAGTTTTGAGGTGAGCTGGAGGAGGTGGGTCAGGGAGGCCTGTTTCCTGGAACATCAAGGCCAAGATCCACAGGCCAAACCCAGAAAGGGGATTGGGTTAAGGGTATCTGAAGAACcagttccctcctctctccttcccaggaCTTCGTGGCTGGTTTGTCGGTGATTCTTCGGGGAACCATAGATGACAGGCTAAACTGGGCCTTCAATCTGTATGACCTCAACAAGGATGGCTGCATCACCAAGGAGGTGTGGGGAGACTGAAGAGTTGGAGAGCTTCTATGTGTGAGGGGAGGTTCAAAGAGCCCTTAGGAGGAAAATGTGACCCACACGTGCATCACCAGCAAGGGGTGAGGTCTGCCCTAGGCTCTAGTCTTCCTGGTTTGGaggctggaggctctgaggagggatccttttctctcttgcctAACAGGAAATGCTTGATATCATGAAATCCATCTATGATATGATGGGCAAGTATACGTATCCTGCGCTCCGAGAGGAGGCCCCAAGGGAGCATGTGGAGAGCTTCTTCCAGGTGCCTGGGACTGGGTAGGCTGGAGGGTCCTGGAGTCAAGGGAAGGAGGCAAGGTCCCAGCAGAGAACTTACCTGAGTTCTGCCCGCCTCTCTCCTGtcatcccttctcttctctctgactATCTTTTTGCAGAAGATGGACAGGAACAAGGATGGCGTGGTGACCATTGAGGAATTCATTGAGTCCTGCCAGAAGGTACAAGTCCCTGCACTCCATACTTCCCTGGTCTGGACTCAGGGTCCGATTCAGTGATGTAGGAGAAAGCTCCTTTGGGCAGATTATCATCTCCCTAACTTGCCCACACTCCTGAGTCCTATTCCTTCACAACTCAGGGAGGCCTGCCCCTCCCTTACAAGTCTCTCTGGGTGTCTCCTTCcttgctgcctctgtctctgaaTGTTCCCATTTCAGAATGAATGTCCCTCTCTATGTCTC contains these protein-coding regions:
- the KCNIP2 gene encoding Kv channel-interacting protein 2 isoform X7, translated to MRGQGRKESLSDSRDLDGSYDQLTDSVEDEFELSTVCHRPEGLEQLQEQTKFTRKELQVLYRGFKNECPSGIVNEENFKQIYSQFFPQGDSSTYATFLFNAFDTNHDGSVSFEDFVAGLSVILRGTIDDRLNWAFNLYDLNKDGCITKEEMLDIMKSIYDMMGKYTYPALREEAPREHVESFFQKMDRNKDGVVTIEEFIESCQKDENIMRSMQLFDNVI
- the KCNIP2 gene encoding Kv channel-interacting protein 2 isoform X1, with protein sequence MRGQGRKESLSDSRDLDGSYDQLTGHPPGPTKKALKQRFLKLLPCCGPQALPSVSETLAVPASLRPHRPRPLDPDSVEDEFELSTVCHRPEGLEQLQEQTKFTRKELQVLYRGFKNECPSGIVNEENFKQIYSQFFPQGDSSTYATFLFNAFDTNHDGSVSFEDFVAGLSVILRGTIDDRLNWAFNLYDLNKDGCITKEEMLDIMKSIYDMMGKYTYPALREEAPREHVESFFQKMDRNKDGVVTIEEFIESCQKVQVPALHTSLVWTQGPIQ
- the KCNIP2 gene encoding Kv channel-interacting protein 2 isoform X6, with amino-acid sequence MRGQGRKESLSDSRDLDGSYDQLTDSVEDEFELSTVCHRPEGLEQLQEQTKFTRKELQVLYRGFKNECPSGIVNEENFKQIYSQFFPQGDSSTYATFLFNAFDTNHDGSVSFEDFVAGLSVILRGTIDDRLNWAFNLYDLNKDGCITKEEMLDIMKSIYDMMGKYTYPALREEAPREHVESFFQKMDRNKDGVVTIEEFIESCQKVQVPALHTSLVWTQGPIQ
- the KCNIP2 gene encoding Kv channel-interacting protein 2 isoform X4, with product MNRCPRRCRSPLGQAARSLYQLVTGSLSPDSVEDEFELSTVCHRPEGLEQLQEQTKFTRKELQVLYRGFKNECPSGIVNEENFKQIYSQFFPQGDSSTYATFLFNAFDTNHDGSVSFEDFVAGLSVILRGTIDDRLNWAFNLYDLNKDGCITKEEMLDIMKSIYDMMGKYTYPALREEAPREHVESFFQKMDRNKDGVVTIEEFIESCQKVQVPALHTSLVWTQGPIQ
- the KCNIP2 gene encoding Kv channel-interacting protein 2 isoform X2, whose product is MRGQGRKESLSDSRDLDGSYDQLTGHPPGPTKKALKQRFLKLLPCCGPQALPSVSETLAVPASLRPHRPRPLDPDSVEDEFELSTVCHRPEGLEQLQEQTKFTRKELQVLYRGFKNECPSGIVNEENFKQIYSQFFPQGDSSTYATFLFNAFDTNHDGSVSFEDFVAGLSVILRGTIDDRLNWAFNLYDLNKDGCITKEEMLDIMKSIYDMMGKYTYPALREEAPREHVESFFQKMDRNKDGVVTIEEFIESCQKDENIMRSMQLFDNVI
- the KCNIP2 gene encoding Kv channel-interacting protein 2 isoform X3 translates to MRGQGRKESLSDSRDLDGSYDQLTGHPPGPTKKALKQRFLKLLPCCGPQALPSVSETLAVPASLRPHRPRPLDPDSVEDEFELSTVCHRPEGLEQLQEQTKFTRKELQVLYRGFKNECPSGIVNEENFKQIYSQFFPQGDSSTYATFLFNAFDTNHDGSVSFEDFVAGLSVILRGTIDDRLNWAFNLYDLNKDGCITKEEMLDIMKSIYDMMGKYTYPALREEAPREHVESFFQVPGTGRWTGTRMAW
- the KCNIP2 gene encoding Kv channel-interacting protein 2 isoform X8, with the protein product MRGQGRKESLSDSRDLDGSYDQLTGHPPGPTKKALKQRFLKLLPCCGPQALPSVSEIGRVFHFLGDSSLPSALAVPASLRPHRPRPLDPDSVEDEFELSTVCHRPEGLEQLQEQTKFTRKELQVLYRGFKNECPSGIVNEENFKQIYSQFFPQGDSSTYATFLFNAFDTNHDGSVSFEDFVAGLSVILRGTIDDRLNWAFNLYDLNKDGCITKEEMLDIMKSIYDMMGKYTYPALREEAPREHVESFFQKMDRNKDGVVTIEEFIESCQKDENIMRSMQLFDNVI
- the KCNIP2 gene encoding Kv channel-interacting protein 2 isoform X9 yields the protein MNLEGLEMVAVLVVLALFVKVLEQFGLFEPVSLEDSVEDEFELSTVCHRPEGLEQLQEQTKFTRKELQVLYRGFKNECPSGIVNEENFKQIYSQFFPQGDSSTYATFLFNAFDTNHDGSVSFEDFVAGLSVILRGTIDDRLNWAFNLYDLNKDGCITKEEMLDIMKSIYDMMGKYTYPALREEAPREHVESFFQKMDRNKDGVVTIEEFIESCQKDENIMRSMQLFDNVI
- the KCNIP2 gene encoding Kv channel-interacting protein 2 isoform X5, yielding MNRCPRRCRSPLGQAARSLYQLVTGSLSPDSVEDEFELSTVCHRPEGLEQLQEQTKFTRKELQVLYRGFKNECPSGIVNEENFKQIYSQFFPQGDSSTYATFLFNAFDTNHDGSVSFEDFVAGLSVILRGTIDDRLNWAFNLYDLNKDGCITKEEMLDIMKSIYDMMGKYTYPALREEAPREHVESFFQKMDRNKDGVVTIEEFIESCQKDENIMRSMQLFDNVI